One genomic window of Gossypium hirsutum isolate 1008001.06 chromosome D11, Gossypium_hirsutum_v2.1, whole genome shotgun sequence includes the following:
- the LOC107963451 gene encoding uncharacterized protein, producing the protein MASCLAPVSISGGSHLKAREVWFTKSSTFGKKPSLVVRRKPLSSKNQFSVSAEYRNGSRGGGSDFVTGFLLGGAIFGTLGYVFAPQIRRSLLNEDEYGFRKAKRPIYYEGGLEKTRETLNEKISQLNSAIDNVSSRLRGSNNAPTVPAETDPEVEATM; encoded by the exons ATGGCTTCTTGCTTGGCTCCCGTTTCCATCTCAG GTGGTTCTCATCTCAAGGCACGTGAGGTTTGGTTCACTAAGTCCAGCACCTTTGGGAAAAAACCAAGTTTGGTAGTTCGAAGGAAACCATTGTCATCGAAAAACCAGTTTTCAGTTTCTGCTGAATATCG CAATGGCAGCAGGGGTGGAGGAAGTGATTTTGTTACTGGTTTTCTTTTAGGAGGTGCTATATTCGGAACTTTGGGATACGTTTTTGCACCGCAG ATTAGAAGATCCCTTCTAAATGAAGATGAATACGGATTCCGTAAGGCAAAGCGACCAATATACTATGAAGGAGGTTTAGAG AAAACCAGGGAGACCCTGAATGAAAAAATCAGCCAACTCAATTCGGCCATCGATAATGTATCCTCGCGATTGCGAGGCAGCAACAACGCACCTACTGTGCCGGCTGAGACTGACCCTGAAGTAGAAGCTACCATGTGA
- the LOC107963462 gene encoding WEB family protein At3g02930, chloroplastic — protein sequence MSAKSKSSLSDTPSKTSPATPRVASKVSRGLVKPEPGSPSPLQSTSHSVDRSQRLSLNSKPTVDHRSPKVATPPEKLQPRVIRGSQLQFQLNLVQEDLKKAEEKISLIEKEKAQAIDELKEAQKVAEEANAKLREALVARKQAEESSEIEKFRSVELEQVGTEAAQKKDEEWLEIESVRNQHALDLAVLASTTYELQRVKQELAMTCDTKNQALDHADGATKIAEINAEKVEILSAELVRLKSLLDSKREREVNEQNEMVSKLMEEIESLKHKLGKAKVYEEELVEKEAFIEQLNVDLGAARMAESYAHNVIEEWGNRIEELEMQIEEAKKLERFTLESLDSVMKQLESKNNSLQDAESEIVALKEKVRLLEMTIGTERRDLEESEHQIIMAKKENVEVANLVESLKSELETLKEEKTRALNNEKVAVSSVQTLLEEKNKLINELEDSRDEEEKSKKAMESLASALHEVSAEAREAKEKLLSRETDNENYETQLEELRLFLTATDEKYETMLDNAKNEIDLLTNTIEQSKNQYQNSKTEWEEKEMHLVDCVKKSDEEKTYLEKEINRLVNLLKQSEEEASVSEEEAQLKENLKEVESNVIYLQEAVKEVKIESMKMKESMLVKETELQSVIQENEELRAREVASLKKVEELSKLLEEAMIKKQSEENGELTDSDKDYDLLPKVVEFSEENGHGSKEKPVLEIPSERPEEPKNENSQKLNNGLKDEALQANEMENVNGKVKKEDERKVKDDPVEFKMWESCKIEKKEFSPEGEPEQEESFDEEGESKVDGSEGFDQINISTEIIDNGGNSPSKQQQHKKKKPLLHKFGSLLKKKGSSNQK from the exons ATGTCTGCTAAATCCAA GTCTAGTTTATCTGATACTCCTAGTAAGACTTCACCAGCAACACCTAGAGTGGCAAGTAAAGTGAGTAGGGGACTGGTCAAACCAGAGCCTGGTTCACCTTCTCCCTTGCAGAGTACTAGTCATTCGGTTGATCGATCGCAAAGACTATCTCTTAACTCGAAGCCTACAGTTGATCATAGATCACCGAAAGTTGCCACACCACCTGAA AAACTGCAACCACGGGTGATTAGGGGATCTCAATTGCAGTTTCAGTTGAACTTGGTTCAAGAGGATTTAAAGAAAGCAGAGGAGAAAATATCATTGATCGAGAAAGAGAAAGCACAAGCAATTGATGAACTAAAAGAAGCACAAAAAGTGGCTGAAGAAGCAAATGCAAAGCTTAGAGAGGCTTTGGTTGCACGAAAGCAAGCTGAAGAGAGCTCCGAGATTGAGAAGTTTCGGTCTGTTGAGTTGGAACAGGTGGGAACGGAAGCTGCtcaaaagaaagatgaagaatggCTAGAAATTGAATCTGTGAGGAACCAACATGCTTTGGATTTGGCTGTTCTTGCCTCGACCACTTATGAACTTCAAAGGGTGAAGCAGGAACTAGCCATGACTTGTGACACGAAGAACCAAGCATTGGACCATGCTGACGGTGCTACCAAGATTGCTGAAATCAATGCTGAGAAAGTGGAAATTCTCTCAGCTGAATTGGTTCGGTTGAAGTCATTGCTTGATTCAAAACGTGAAAGAGAGGTTAACGAACAGAATGAAATGGTGTCGAAgcttatggaagagatagaatcATTGAAACACAAACTTGGGAAAGCAAAGGTCTACGAGGAGGAGTTGGTGGAAAAGGAGGCTTTCATTGAACAACTTAATGTTGATCTAGGAGCTGCGAGAATGGCTGAATCTTATGCACATAACGTAATAGAGGAGTGGGGAAATAGGATTGAAGAATTAGAAATGCAGATTGAGGAAGCAAAGAAGTTAGAAAGATTTACATTGGAATCTTTGGACTCGGTCATGAAACAACTAGAGAGCAAGAATAATTCATTGCAAGATGCGGAATCCGAAATTGTTGCTCTTAAAGAAAAGGTGAGGCTATTGGAAATGACGATTGGTACAGAAAGAAGGGATCTCGAGGAATCAGAACATCAGATTATTATGGCTAAGAAAGAAAATGTGGAAGTGGCGAATTTGGTTGAGTCTCTAAAGTCCGAGTTAGAAACACTGAAAGAAGAAAAGACCCGAGCTCTAAATAACGAGAAGGTTGCAGTTTCGAGTGTCCAAACTCTTTTAGAAGAGAAAAACAAACTCATTAACGAGTTGGAAGATTCTAGGGATGAGGAAGAGAAGAGCAAGAAAGCAATGGAAAGTTTAGCTTCGGCCTTGCATGAAGTTTCTGCGGAAGCTAGGGAAGCTAAGGAGAAGCTGTTATCTCGTGAAACAGACAACGAAAATTACGAGACTCAGTTAGAGGAACTAAGGTTGTTCTTGACAGCAACAGATGAGAAGTACGAAACCATGCTTGATAATGCGAAAAATGAGATTGATCTTCTCACAAATACCATTGAACAATCCAAGAATCAATATCAGAATTCCAAAACCGAGtgggaagaaaaagaaatgcattTAGTAGATTGTGTAAAAAAATCGGATGAAGAAAAAACATATCTGGAAAAGGAAATTAATAGGCTGGTAAATTTGCTGAAACAATCCGAGGAAGAAGCTTCTGTATCTGAGGAAGAAGCTCAGTTGAAGGAGAACCTAAAGGAAGTTGAATCGAACGTGATTTATCTGCAAGAAGCAGTAAAGGAAGTCAAGATTGAGAGCATGAAAATGAAGGAGAGTATGTTGGTTAAAGAAACCGAGTTGCAGAGTGTCATTCAAGAAAATGAGGAACTTCGTGCTAGGGAAGTTGCGTCGCTTAAGAAAGTTGAGGAGTTGTCTAAGTTGTTAGAAGAAGCTATGATAAAAAAGCAAAGCGAGGAAAATGGTGAGCTAACCGACAGTGACAAGGACTATGATTTGTTGCCTAAGGTGGTTGAATTCTCGGAAGAGAACGGGCATGGAAGTAAAGAAAAGCCTGTGTTAGAGATCCCATCGGAGCGTCCTGAGGAGCCCAAAAATGAAAACTCCCAAAAGTTAAACAATGGCTTGAAAGATGAGGCTCTTCAAGCAAATGAAATGGAGAATGTGAAtggaaaagtaaagaaagaagatgaaagaaaagtAAAGGATGATCCGGTCGAATTTAAGATGTGGGAAAGCTGCAAAATCGAAAAGAAAGAATTCTCACCAGAAGGAGAACCTGAACAAGAAGAATCCTTTGATGAAGAAGGCGAGTCAAAGGTGGATGGTAGCGAGGGCTTTGATCAAATAAACATTTCAACAGAAATCATAGACAATGGTGGAAACTCACCATCAAAGCAGCAGCAACACAAAAAGAAGAAGCCTTTACTCCATAAATTCGGGAGCCTACTGAAGAAGAAAGGAAGTAGCAACCAGAAGTAG
- the LOC107904361 gene encoding norbelladine synthase, with amino-acid sequence MKGHLSHDYLLEVPAAVVWDTYRGLELGKLVNQMFQDVVGMVEVVHGDGGVGTILKITFPPGTLGLSYMKEIFTQADDEQRVKESEIIEGGFKDFGFEVYRYRFQIIEKNGESSIIRSSVEYEIDDKLQEIASLATTKQMEALNEVVGKHLKQKWDSSNKKP; translated from the exons ATGAAGGGCCATCTCTCACATGATTATCTTTTGGAGGTTCCGGCAGCCGTCGTATGGGACACCTACCGTGGCCTCGAGCTCGGAAAACTAGTCAATCAAATGTTTCAAGATGTTGTGGGAATGGTCGAAGTTGTTCACGGTGACGGAGGCGTTGGAACTATTTTAAAGATCACATTCCCTCCTG GAACATTGGGATTGAGCTATATGAAGGAAATATTTACACAAGCTGATGATGAACAACGGGTGAAGGAAAGTGAAATCATTGAAGGAGGATTCAAAGATTTTGGATTTGAGGTTTATCGTTATCGCTTTCAAATCATTGAGAAAAATGGTGAATCATCTATTATCAGGTCATCGGTGGAGTATGAAATAGATGACAAGCTTCAAGAGATTGCTTCCCTTGCCACTACCAAGCAAATGGAAGCATTGAATGAAGTTGTTGGCAAACATCTCAAACAAAAATGGGATTCCTCTAATAAGAAACCTTAA